Proteins from a single region of Antechinus flavipes isolate AdamAnt ecotype Samford, QLD, Australia chromosome 2, AdamAnt_v2, whole genome shotgun sequence:
- the LOC127551770 gene encoding inactive heparanase-2-like, whose translation MPYTSSCPPALLSPMALWLALMLHLSLSSQAGDRRIFPVGKSQGVKEKTLILLDVSTKSPVRTVNENFLSLQLDPSIIHDGWLDFLSSKRLVTLARGLSPAFLRFGGKRTDFLQFQNLRNPAKSRGGPGPDYYLKNYEDGEKLDSP comes from the exons ATGCCCTATACCAGCTCCTGCCCCCCTGCGCTCCTAAGCCCGATGGCCCTGTGGCTTGCTCTGATGctacatctctctctttcctcccaagCTGGAGACAGGAGAATTTTTCCTGTAGGCAAGTCTCAAGGTGTGAAGGAAAAGACCCTGATTCTTCTCGATGTGAGCACCAAGAGCCCAGTCAGGACAGTCAATGAAAACTTCCTCTCTCTACAGCTGGACCCTTCCATCATTCATGATGGCTGGCTCGATTTCTTAAG CTCTAAGCGATTGGTGACCCTGGCTCGGGGACTGTCTCCTGCTTTTCTGCGTTTCGGGGGCAAGAGGACAGATTTTCTCCAGTTCCAAAACTTGAGGAACCCGGCAAAAAGTCGCGGTGGCCCTGGTCCTGATTACTATCTCAAGAACTACGAAGATGGTGAGAAACTCGATTCACCTTGA